Proteins co-encoded in one Papaver somniferum cultivar HN1 chromosome 5, ASM357369v1, whole genome shotgun sequence genomic window:
- the LOC113279088 gene encoding flavonol synthase/flavanone 3-hydroxylase-like, with protein sequence MSQTDRIPTIDLFPFININEVDQNDDQLDVKKKKIKEVINQACSEYGFFQIVNHGVPVGLMSRALDLSKKFFDFPDDEKLKFSPEPGAPLPAGYSRANPLVGQYERLLMFTPNSSFKNIYPDNPPEFREVLQEIFSHLTKTGSVVEAILNDCLNLPQNFLHEYNLDRNWDFMVNLAYQPPTETESSGLSEHQDSNCITFVLQDDVGGLEVLKEGKWIPVIPDKSSIIVNIGDAIQVLTTNKYKSATHRVVSQMGSRRRHSFAFFYNLQGDKWVEPLPQFTTDMGEEPKYRGFCYKDYQALRLRNKTHPPSRPEDFIDITHYAIPN encoded by the exons ATGTCTCAAACTGATAGAATTCCTACAATTGATCTCTTTCCATTCATCAACATCAATGAAGTAGATCAAAATGATGACCAGTTAGAtgttaagaagaagaaaatcaaagaggTCATAAATCAAGCTTGTTCCGAGTATGGATTCTTCCAAATTGTGAACCATGGTGTTCCGGTAGGTCTGATGAGCCGAGCACTTGATCTCTCCAAAAAGTTCTTCGATTTCCCTGATGATGAGAAGCTCAAGTTTAGTCCTGAACCCGGTGCACCTCTTCCAGCTGGTTACAGCCGTGCTAATCCCCTTGTTGGTCAGTATGAGCGCTTGTTGATGTTCACTCCGAATTCCAGTTTTAAGAATATATACCCTGACAATCCGCCAGAGTTCAG GGAAGTATTGCAGGAAATTTTCTCCCATCTGACAAAAACAGGCTCAGTTGTGGAGGCAATATTGAACGACTGCTTAAACCTCCCTCAAAATTTCCTGCATGAATATAACCTCGACCGAAACTGGGATTTCATGGTGAATTTAGCCTACCAACCTCCAACAGAAACTGAAAGCAGTGGTTTAAGCGAGCACCAAGATTCGAATTGTATCACTTTTGTTCTACAAGATGATGTTGGAGGTCTTGAAGTTCTCAAGGAAGGAAAATGGATTCCAGTGATTCCAGATAAAAGCAGTATCATCGTTAATATAGGCGATGCAATTCAG GTACTGACCACCAACAAGTACAAGAGTGCAACACACAGGGTGGTGAGCCAGATGGGATCAAGGCGTCGGCACTCTTTTGCATTCTTTTATAACTTACAAGGAGATAAATGGGTTGAACCATTGCCTCAATTTACAACAGATATGGGAGAGGAGCCGAAATATAGAGGATTCTGTTACAAAGATTATCAAGCACTCAGGTTGAGAAATAAAACACATCCACCTTCTAGACCTGAAGATTTTATTGATATTACTCACTATGCCATACCCAATTAg